From one Bradyrhizobium sp. Ash2021 genomic stretch:
- a CDS encoding ATP-binding protein encodes MIRFKSLTSRIVLLHIVAVAVAAILLPLILLWLLNSEVNHLHRDAMRDQAEALGERLAVKPDGTIALDLPESLKDLYSEAYGRYQYDIFDRSGRVLFSSHKNAGPIVRPDVESPGTISGASVSRDIGGQTVHIRVAEDLAHRDVIIDDIIANFFRRVGWITIPILLTLLAIDIVIFRRAVAPLLRASEEAKNIGPARTDVRLPTEQIPSEILPLVTAVNQALDRLEDGFRVQRQFTADAAHQLRTPLAILRTRLGTLGDRVGTQELDADIEGMSRIVGQLLEIAELDTLVLDPSETADLRAVCAEVVGSIAPYALARQRDIALKGTPDAVRIRGNAEMLQRAIFNLADNAIKYTAPDTSVDIEVRDDGSVRVRDCGPGIPPGEHGLIFQRFWRGDRRRTDGAGLGLSIVHGVAEDHAATVAVENLPTGGAQFTLRFRLAGEVAST; translated from the coding sequence GTGATCCGTTTCAAATCGCTGACATCGCGGATCGTGCTGCTGCACATCGTGGCGGTCGCCGTCGCGGCGATTCTCCTGCCCCTGATCCTGCTCTGGCTGTTGAACTCGGAGGTCAATCATCTGCATCGCGACGCGATGCGGGATCAGGCCGAGGCGCTGGGCGAGAGGCTCGCCGTCAAGCCGGACGGCACGATTGCGCTTGATCTGCCCGAGAGCCTCAAGGACCTGTATTCGGAGGCCTATGGACGATATCAATACGATATCTTCGATCGATCGGGCCGCGTGCTGTTTTCCTCCCACAAGAATGCCGGGCCGATCGTTCGCCCGGACGTGGAATCTCCCGGAACGATTTCCGGAGCAAGCGTCAGCCGGGATATCGGCGGGCAGACCGTGCACATTCGGGTGGCGGAAGATCTCGCGCACCGGGATGTCATCATCGACGACATCATCGCCAATTTCTTCCGGCGCGTCGGATGGATCACCATTCCGATACTGCTGACCCTGCTTGCGATCGATATCGTCATCTTCCGGCGCGCCGTTGCCCCGCTGCTCCGCGCATCGGAGGAAGCAAAGAACATCGGGCCCGCACGTACCGACGTCCGGCTGCCGACCGAGCAGATCCCGAGCGAAATCCTGCCGCTGGTCACCGCCGTGAACCAGGCGCTCGACCGGCTCGAGGACGGCTTTCGCGTGCAGCGCCAGTTCACGGCCGATGCGGCCCATCAGCTGCGGACGCCGCTGGCGATCCTGCGGACTCGCCTCGGGACCCTTGGCGACCGCGTTGGAACGCAGGAGCTGGATGCGGACATCGAGGGCATGAGCCGGATCGTCGGTCAATTGCTCGAGATCGCGGAACTGGACACGCTCGTGCTGGATCCGTCGGAGACCGCCGATTTACGCGCCGTCTGCGCCGAGGTGGTCGGTTCGATCGCGCCATATGCACTCGCCCGGCAGCGAGATATCGCGCTCAAGGGCACCCCCGACGCGGTCCGCATCAGAGGCAATGCGGAGATGCTGCAGCGCGCGATCTTCAATCTCGCCGATAATGCAATCAAGTATACCGCGCCGGACACCTCGGTGGATATCGAAGTGCGCGACGACGGCTCGGTCCGGGTGCGCGACTGCGGGCCGGGCATTCCGCCCGGCGAACATGGCCTGATCTTCCAGCGCTTCTGGCGCGGCGATCGCCGGCGCACGGACGGCGCGGGGCTCGGGCTTTCGATCGTACACGGGGTGGCGGAGGATCACGCCGCCACGGTGGCGGTCGAGAACCTTCCGACGGGCGGGGCCCAGTTTACCCTGCGTTTCCGTCTGGCCGGCGAAGTGGCTTCCACCTGA
- a CDS encoding TRAP transporter small permease subunit — protein sequence MRPLLALSTAIDLLNEKIGYICNWLVLFACVVSAANAMIRYAFGYSSNGWLELQWYSFAILVMFGASYTFKRNEHVRVEIFYLFLTERGQLWLDMIGTLFFLIPSCLLLSYLSWPFFLQAYDVGEMSGNAGGLVRWPIKFVIPAGFVMLALQGVSEVIKRIAALQGYVTIDAKYERPTQ from the coding sequence ATGCGCCCATTACTGGCATTGAGCACCGCGATCGACCTGCTCAATGAAAAGATCGGCTACATCTGCAACTGGCTGGTGCTGTTCGCCTGCGTCGTCAGTGCCGCAAACGCCATGATCCGCTACGCCTTCGGCTACTCTTCCAACGGCTGGCTGGAGCTGCAGTGGTACAGCTTCGCTATCCTGGTGATGTTCGGCGCCTCCTACACCTTCAAGCGCAATGAGCATGTCCGGGTCGAGATCTTCTATCTGTTCCTGACCGAGCGCGGCCAGCTCTGGCTCGACATGATCGGCACGCTGTTCTTCCTGATCCCGTCCTGCCTCTTGCTCAGCTATTTGTCCTGGCCGTTCTTCCTTCAGGCCTACGATGTCGGCGAAATGTCCGGCAATGCCGGCGGCCTGGTCCGCTGGCCGATCAAATTCGTGATTCCTGCCGGCTTCGTGATGCTGGCGTTGCAAGGCGTCTCAGAGGTGATCAAGCGGATCGCCGCACTGCAGGGCTATGTGACGATCGATGCGAAGTACGAGAGGCCGACCCAATGA
- a CDS encoding response regulator transcription factor codes for MRLLIVEDNIELSRLVAAGLTAAGYETDVVSSAGEARDAVRSVSYAAMILDLGLPDGDGLSVLIELRRRTDPLPVLVLTARNGLQDRVNGLRSGADDYLAKPFALEELVARLEAILRRPGQLLGSSLNLANLVYDTESRQIFIDGAPRMFSSRETSVLEILLRRQGRVVPKKNVEDHIFGLTGDVASNAVEVYVSRLRKQLGEYGAKILIHTIRGVGYLMAEEK; via the coding sequence ATGCGGCTTCTGATCGTCGAGGATAACATCGAACTCTCGCGGCTCGTTGCCGCCGGTTTGACGGCGGCAGGCTACGAGACGGATGTCGTGAGCAGCGCCGGCGAGGCGCGCGACGCGGTGCGCAGCGTCAGCTACGCCGCCATGATCCTCGACCTTGGTTTGCCGGACGGAGACGGCCTGTCAGTGTTGATCGAGCTTCGGCGCCGGACGGATCCGCTGCCGGTGCTGGTGCTGACCGCGCGTAACGGCCTGCAGGATCGCGTCAACGGTCTGCGCAGCGGTGCGGATGATTATCTGGCCAAGCCGTTCGCGCTGGAGGAGTTGGTGGCAAGGCTGGAAGCGATCCTGCGCCGCCCCGGCCAGTTGCTGGGCAGTTCGCTCAACCTCGCCAATCTCGTCTACGATACCGAGAGCCGCCAGATATTCATCGACGGGGCGCCGAGAATGTTCTCTTCGCGCGAAACTTCCGTGCTCGAAATCCTGCTGCGTAGGCAGGGCCGGGTGGTGCCAAAGAAGAACGTCGAAGACCACATCTTCGGGCTCACCGGCGATGTCGCTTCCAATGCCGTGGAAGTCTATGTATCGCGGCTTCGCAAGCAACTGGGCGAATACGGCGCCAAGATCCTGATTCATACGATCCGCGGAGTGGGCTATCTGATGGCCGAGGAGAAATAG
- a CDS encoding HAD-IA family hydrolase, whose amino-acid sequence MNPPRMLVFDLDGTLVDTAPDLISALNYVLDREGMAPVPPDSARNMIGAGARKLLERGLEVDGRVMSVADIDRLTRDFIDYYADHIADASRPFDGLESALDDLAGQGFRFAVCTNKLEWLSKRLLDQLGLSARFAAICGADTFGVAKPDPAILRETVARAGGQIAATIMVGDAGPDVGVARRAGVPVIGVEFGYTDVPIAELKPDRLIGHMRDLPAAVDSIVRANGTF is encoded by the coding sequence ATGAACCCTCCCCGCATGCTCGTATTCGATCTCGACGGCACCCTGGTCGACACCGCGCCGGACCTGATCAGCGCGCTCAATTACGTGCTCGATCGCGAAGGCATGGCGCCGGTCCCGCCGGATTCGGCCCGCAACATGATCGGCGCCGGGGCGCGCAAGCTGCTCGAACGCGGCCTCGAGGTCGATGGCCGCGTTATGAGCGTCGCCGATATCGACCGTCTGACCCGCGATTTCATCGATTACTACGCCGACCACATCGCCGACGCCTCGCGTCCGTTCGATGGACTGGAAAGCGCGCTCGACGATCTCGCAGGCCAAGGCTTTCGCTTCGCGGTCTGCACCAACAAGCTGGAGTGGCTGTCGAAACGCCTGCTCGACCAGCTCGGACTGAGCGCGCGGTTCGCCGCGATCTGCGGCGCCGACACCTTTGGCGTCGCAAAGCCGGATCCGGCGATCCTGCGCGAGACGGTGGCGCGGGCCGGCGGGCAGATCGCCGCAACCATCATGGTCGGCGATGCCGGCCCCGATGTCGGGGTGGCCCGGCGCGCCGGCGTTCCCGTGATCGGGGTTGAATTCGGCTACACCGATGTTCCGATCGCGGAACTGAAGCCGGACCGGCTGATCGGGCATATGCGCGACCTGCCGGCGGCCGTGGATAGCATCGTCCGGGCCAATGGAACTTTCTAA
- the moaA gene encoding GTP 3',8-cyclase MoaA — protein sequence MSGPSLSTPELLAPMTDPFGRTIRYLRVSVTDRCDLRCFYCMSEDMTFLPKADLLTLEELDRLCSAFIAKGVRKIRLTGGEPLVRRNVMTLVRSLSRHLGTGALDELTLTTNGSQLQRFAGELRDCGVRRVNVSLDTLDAAKFRAITRWGDIDKVLAGIEAAREAGLAVKINAVALKNMNEEEIPALMEWAHGKGMALTLIEVMPMGDIGEGRIDQYVPLSLVRARLAKSYTLTDLADDTGGPARYVRISETGGKLGFITPMTHNFCESCNRVRITCTGTLHTCLGHEDASDLRKPLRASADNILLAAAIDRAIGLKPKGHDFIIDRRHNRPSVSRHMSVTGG from the coding sequence ATGAGCGGACCCTCGTTGAGCACTCCAGAACTGTTGGCGCCGATGACCGACCCGTTCGGCCGGACCATCCGCTATTTGCGGGTGTCGGTCACCGACCGCTGCGACCTGCGCTGCTTCTACTGCATGTCCGAGGACATGACGTTCCTGCCCAAGGCCGATCTGCTGACACTGGAAGAACTCGACCGGCTGTGCTCGGCCTTCATCGCCAAGGGCGTGCGCAAGATCCGCCTCACCGGCGGCGAGCCCTTGGTCCGCCGCAACGTGATGACGCTGGTGCGTTCGCTGTCGCGGCATCTCGGCACCGGCGCGCTCGATGAACTGACGCTGACCACCAACGGCTCGCAACTTCAGCGCTTCGCCGGCGAATTGCGCGACTGCGGCGTGCGCCGGGTCAACGTCTCCCTGGATACGCTGGATGCCGCAAAATTCCGCGCCATCACCCGCTGGGGCGATATCGACAAGGTTTTGGCCGGCATTGAGGCCGCGCGCGAAGCCGGCCTCGCCGTCAAGATCAACGCGGTGGCGCTGAAGAACATGAACGAGGAGGAGATCCCCGCGCTGATGGAATGGGCGCACGGCAAGGGCATGGCGCTGACGCTGATCGAGGTGATGCCGATGGGCGATATCGGCGAAGGCCGCATCGACCAGTATGTGCCGCTGTCGCTGGTGCGCGCCCGCCTCGCGAAGTCATATACCCTCACCGATCTCGCCGACGACACCGGCGGCCCTGCCCGCTACGTGCGGATCAGCGAAACCGGCGGCAAGCTCGGCTTCATCACGCCGATGACCCATAATTTCTGCGAGTCCTGCAACCGGGTCCGGATCACCTGCACCGGCACGCTGCACACCTGCCTCGGCCATGAGGATGCCTCCGATTTGCGCAAGCCGTTGCGGGCCTCCGCCGACAACATCCTGCTCGCCGCCGCGATCGATCGCGCCATCGGGCTGAAGCCGAAGGGTCACGACTTCATCATCGACCGCCGGCACAACCGCCCGAGCGTCAGCCGCCATATGAGCGTGACGGGTGGCTGA
- a CDS encoding efflux RND transporter permease subunit, with protein sequence MVKSIIQFGLTRSAIIVLGLVVFCAAGIAAFTKLNIEAYPNPAPVILEITAQAPGLSAEEMEKYYTIPMEVGLYPTPGVVNIRSTSFYGLSFVRVTFKYGVDYYFALTQAANSIQQNIQLPGNLVPTIQQSSLVGEIYRYQLVGPPNFGLTNLRTLQDYVVTRRLMTIPGVVQINSWGGTTKQFNVDADLQKLEAYNITVPQLVSALGNANVNVGGREIAIGQQSVNIRGIGLIDSGGADDITKGYKVEDIENIVLSQSGGLPIQIKQVAKVSVGYVPRLGIAGKDRDDDVAAAIVVMGRTQHTNDIIPKVQEEVARINSDGTLPAGVKIVPYYDRSSLVGVTTHTVLHNLMFGCILVFVIQWIFLGDLRSALIVSANIPFALFFAIIILVLQGEDANLLSLGAVDFGIIVDSAVIMMENIFRNFQSNPENRQRVLQHLSEGYWGADPTASTHGQPSAARWTERLRMIFVSALQVDKAVFFTAAITVTAFVPLFTMQGVEGQIFGPMARTYGYALAGALLATFTVTPVLASLLLPKHIEEAETIIVRGLRKAYTPVLRWSLGNVKVAVTAGILFLAISALAASRLGSEFLPALEEGNFWIRASMPPTISLDAGTEPTRKMREILLRHPEIITVVSQHGRPDNGSDASAFSNVELFAPIKPFDEWPPGLTKEKLTEELQKEFDEELPGVTLNFSQYIQDNIEEALSGVKGANSVKIIGPNLDVLEQTAAKVMEEMAKVRGVADLGIFHLTGQPNLNIKVNREKAARYGLNTGDVTTVVQAALGGTNATTVLEGDRSFGVAVRLDPRFRHSIDAVRDIKVAYQTPAGSNAYIPLSELADISLDTGALFIYRERSQRYIPIKFSVRGRDLGGTVAEAQQRVAQAVQLPSGYRIIWSGEFDNLEAAKARLMIVVPITLLLIFVLLYSLFNSLRDSLLALAGIPFAVGGGLIALFLADLDFSISAAIGFISLFGVAVMDGILNITYFRELRASGMSIADAVFSGAEQRMRPMLMTALSAGVGLFPAALSHGIGSQVQRPLATVVVGGMFIGPLLLLIVAPALRKIFLSRETAVTPEEPAAAMPPEAAH encoded by the coding sequence TTGGTCAAGAGCATCATTCAATTCGGCCTGACCCGCAGCGCAATCATTGTGCTGGGCCTGGTGGTGTTCTGCGCAGCCGGCATCGCCGCATTTACCAAACTGAACATCGAGGCCTATCCGAATCCGGCACCGGTGATCCTGGAGATCACCGCGCAGGCACCCGGTCTTTCCGCGGAGGAGATGGAGAAGTACTACACTATCCCGATGGAGGTCGGGCTCTATCCCACGCCGGGCGTGGTCAACATACGCTCGACGTCGTTTTACGGCCTTTCCTTCGTCCGCGTGACGTTCAAATACGGCGTCGACTACTACTTCGCGCTGACCCAGGCCGCCAACAGCATCCAGCAGAACATCCAGCTGCCCGGCAATCTGGTCCCCACCATCCAGCAGTCCAGTCTCGTCGGCGAGATCTACCGTTATCAGCTGGTCGGTCCGCCGAATTTCGGCCTGACCAATTTGCGGACGCTGCAGGACTACGTGGTCACCCGCCGACTCATGACCATTCCCGGCGTGGTGCAGATCAATTCCTGGGGCGGCACCACCAAGCAATTCAATGTCGATGCGGACCTGCAGAAGCTCGAGGCCTACAATATCACCGTGCCGCAGCTGGTCTCGGCGCTCGGCAACGCCAACGTCAATGTCGGCGGCCGCGAGATTGCGATCGGTCAGCAGTCCGTCAACATCCGCGGTATCGGCCTGATCGACTCCGGCGGCGCCGACGACATCACCAAGGGTTACAAGGTCGAGGATATCGAAAACATCGTGCTCAGCCAGTCCGGCGGGCTTCCGATCCAGATCAAACAGGTCGCCAAGGTCTCGGTCGGCTATGTGCCGCGGCTCGGGATCGCGGGCAAAGATAGGGATGATGACGTCGCCGCGGCAATCGTGGTGATGGGACGCACCCAGCATACCAACGACATCATCCCGAAGGTGCAGGAAGAGGTCGCCAGGATCAACAGCGACGGCACCCTGCCCGCGGGCGTCAAGATCGTCCCCTATTACGACCGCAGTTCGCTGGTCGGCGTCACCACCCACACCGTGCTGCACAATCTGATGTTCGGCTGCATTCTGGTATTCGTGATCCAATGGATATTCCTGGGCGATCTGCGCAGCGCGCTGATCGTGAGCGCGAATATTCCGTTCGCGCTGTTCTTCGCCATCATCATCCTGGTGCTGCAGGGCGAAGACGCCAATTTGTTGTCGCTCGGGGCGGTGGATTTCGGCATCATCGTCGATTCCGCCGTCATCATGATGGAAAACATCTTTCGTAACTTCCAATCGAATCCGGAAAATCGTCAGCGGGTCCTGCAACATCTGTCGGAAGGCTATTGGGGCGCCGATCCAACCGCCTCGACTCACGGCCAACCCTCGGCGGCTCGCTGGACCGAACGGCTGCGGATGATCTTCGTCAGCGCGCTGCAGGTCGACAAGGCCGTCTTCTTCACCGCCGCCATCACCGTCACCGCCTTCGTGCCGCTGTTCACGATGCAGGGCGTCGAAGGCCAGATCTTCGGGCCGATGGCACGCACCTATGGTTATGCCCTCGCCGGCGCTTTGCTTGCGACATTCACGGTGACGCCGGTACTGGCCTCGCTGTTGCTGCCGAAGCACATCGAGGAAGCCGAGACGATCATCGTCCGCGGCCTGCGCAAGGCCTACACCCCGGTGCTGCGCTGGTCGCTCGGCAATGTGAAGGTCGCGGTCACCGCGGGAATCCTCTTCCTTGCGATAAGCGCGCTGGCCGCCAGCCGGCTCGGCAGCGAATTCCTGCCGGCGCTGGAGGAAGGCAATTTCTGGATCCGTGCCTCGATGCCGCCGACCATTTCGCTCGATGCCGGCACCGAGCCGACGCGCAAGATGCGGGAGATTTTGCTGCGCCATCCCGAAATCATCACGGTGGTGTCGCAGCACGGCCGTCCCGACAATGGCAGCGACGCTTCGGCGTTTTCCAACGTCGAACTGTTCGCGCCGATCAAGCCGTTCGACGAGTGGCCGCCGGGCCTGACCAAGGAAAAGCTCACCGAAGAGCTGCAGAAGGAGTTCGACGAGGAACTGCCCGGCGTCACACTCAACTTCTCGCAGTACATCCAGGACAACATCGAGGAGGCCCTCTCCGGGGTCAAGGGTGCGAACTCGGTGAAGATCATCGGGCCCAACCTCGACGTCCTGGAGCAGACCGCGGCCAAGGTGATGGAGGAAATGGCGAAGGTGCGCGGCGTCGCCGATCTCGGCATCTTCCACCTGACCGGACAACCCAACCTCAACATCAAGGTGAACCGGGAAAAGGCGGCCCGCTACGGTCTCAACACCGGCGACGTCACCACCGTGGTGCAGGCGGCACTCGGCGGCACCAACGCAACCACGGTGCTCGAAGGCGACCGCTCGTTCGGAGTCGCGGTCCGCCTTGACCCCAGATTCCGGCACAGCATCGACGCGGTGCGCGACATCAAGGTCGCCTATCAGACGCCGGCAGGCAGCAACGCCTATATACCCTTAAGCGAACTTGCCGATATTTCGCTCGATACCGGTGCGCTGTTCATCTACCGCGAACGCAGCCAGCGCTACATCCCCATCAAGTTCAGCGTGCGCGGCCGCGATCTCGGCGGCACGGTCGCTGAGGCGCAGCAGCGCGTCGCGCAGGCGGTCCAGCTTCCATCCGGCTATCGCATCATCTGGTCCGGCGAGTTCGACAATCTCGAGGCCGCCAAGGCCCGCCTGATGATCGTGGTGCCGATTACGCTGCTGCTCATCTTCGTGCTGCTCTACAGCCTGTTCAATTCACTGCGCGACAGCCTGCTGGCGCTGGCCGGCATTCCCTTCGCGGTCGGCGGCGGACTGATCGCCCTTTTCCTCGCCGATCTCGATTTCAGCATTTCGGCGGCAATCGGGTTCATCTCGCTGTTCGGCGTCGCCGTCATGGACGGCATCCTCAACATCACCTATTTCCGCGAGTTGCGGGCCTCGGGAATGAGCATTGCGG
- a CDS encoding TRAP transporter large permease subunit codes for MITLQMMPPLMFGGLVLAMLIGFPVAFTLAAVGLCFGFLSIHLGFFDMNFLQAIPGRVFGSVLSNELLLAIPFFTFMGAILERCGLAEDMLDSMGQLFGPIRGGLGYSVIIVGFILGAITGTVAAQVIAMALISMPVMIRYGYNMRYITGVLAASGTITQLVPPSLVLIVLADQLGKSVGDMYLGAWGPSIFQIMLFAGYTFILGLVKPHYLPAVPKTELTLTGWPLWKKCLMGIIPSAVLIFVVLGTMMMGLATPTEAGAMGAIGAIVLAAIHHKDFSTAGSKILIIGIIGAGVGTIVGMFFTENLLFKLAFAVTYLAVVWICLEAVRIPELRDLIKQGYETTMRITTMVTFILIGSTCFSVVFLGVSGGVWLENMLTSLPGGVWGFLIFINLFIFFLAFFLDFFEIAFIILPMIAPIAQKVLAPVVGPDAALIWFGVMLCVNMQTSFLHPPFGFALFYLRGVAPKEVKSSDIYWGAMPWIGLQAIMVVLVIAFPITVTGLLDKPLNVDLNKVKIEVPQIDLPPLDFGPPPKQ; via the coding sequence ATGATTACGCTTCAGATGATGCCGCCGCTGATGTTCGGCGGTCTGGTTCTGGCGATGCTGATCGGCTTCCCTGTAGCGTTCACGCTGGCCGCGGTCGGGCTCTGTTTCGGCTTCCTGTCGATCCATCTCGGCTTCTTCGACATGAATTTTCTGCAGGCGATCCCGGGCCGGGTGTTCGGCAGCGTGCTGTCGAATGAACTGCTGCTGGCGATCCCGTTCTTCACCTTCATGGGCGCGATCCTGGAACGCTGTGGGTTGGCCGAAGACATGCTGGATTCGATGGGCCAGCTGTTCGGCCCGATCCGCGGCGGCCTCGGCTATTCCGTCATCATCGTCGGCTTCATCCTCGGCGCGATCACCGGTACGGTGGCGGCGCAGGTCATCGCCATGGCGCTGATCTCGATGCCGGTGATGATCCGCTACGGCTACAACATGCGCTACATCACCGGCGTGCTGGCGGCCTCGGGCACCATCACGCAGCTGGTGCCGCCGTCGCTGGTGCTGATCGTGCTGGCCGACCAGCTCGGCAAGTCGGTCGGCGACATGTATCTCGGCGCCTGGGGCCCATCGATCTTCCAGATCATGCTGTTCGCCGGCTACACTTTCATCCTCGGCCTCGTCAAACCGCATTATTTGCCGGCGGTGCCGAAGACCGAATTGACGCTGACGGGCTGGCCGCTCTGGAAGAAATGCCTGATGGGCATCATCCCGTCGGCGGTGCTGATCTTCGTCGTGCTCGGCACCATGATGATGGGCTTGGCGACGCCGACCGAAGCCGGTGCCATGGGCGCGATCGGCGCGATCGTGCTGGCGGCGATCCATCACAAGGATTTCAGCACGGCCGGCAGCAAGATCCTGATCATCGGCATCATCGGCGCCGGCGTCGGCACGATCGTCGGGATGTTCTTCACCGAAAACCTGCTGTTCAAGCTCGCCTTCGCCGTCACCTATCTCGCCGTGGTCTGGATCTGCCTCGAGGCCGTCCGCATTCCGGAGCTGCGCGACCTGATCAAGCAGGGCTACGAGACCACCATGCGCATCACCACCATGGTCACCTTCATCCTGATCGGCTCGACCTGCTTCTCGGTGGTATTCCTCGGCGTCTCCGGCGGCGTCTGGCTCGAAAACATGCTGACGTCGCTGCCCGGCGGCGTCTGGGGCTTCCTGATCTTCATCAATCTCTTCATCTTCTTCCTGGCGTTCTTCCTCGACTTCTTCGAGATCGCCTTCATCATCCTGCCGATGATCGCGCCGATCGCGCAGAAGGTGCTGGCGCCCGTCGTCGGCCCCGATGCCGCGCTGATCTGGTTCGGCGTCATGCTCTGCGTCAACATGCAGACCTCGTTCCTGCATCCCCCCTTCGGCTTTGCGCTGTTCTATCTGCGCGGCGTCGCGCCGAAGGAGGTCAAGAGTTCCGATATCTACTGGGGCGCCATGCCCTGGATCGGGCTGCAGGCGATCATGGTCGTGCTGGTGATCGCGTTCCCGATCACGGTGACCGGCCTGCTCGACAAGCCGCTCAACGTCGACCTGAACAAGGTCAAGATCGAAGTGCCGCAGATCGACCTGCCGCCGCTGGATTTCGGTCCGCCACCGAAGCAATAG
- a CDS encoding efflux RND transporter periplasmic adaptor subunit, giving the protein MSSRLKRAGYAAAAVTAAGLTAAWLLTHAGTSPAQSAPTQAKADVNVEQQYLDITEKQAAAFKVMPAEPRAFKVLKNAVGSIDFNQNMLVQAFTTNPGRIVDTTFNVGDEVNKGDTLFTIDSPDLLQAESSLLAASGVLELQTRTLARVKQLLKTGGGAQKDVDQATSDQQTAEGNFKAARDAVRIFGKTDAEIDRIVADRKVDSILTVPSPISGQIVARNAAPGLYVQPGNAPAPYMLADLTTMWMVANVIETDAPAYRLGQPVEVTVPAYPETVFRGHVTTIGLNLDPNSHRLLVRSVVQDPQHKLRAGMLASFTIETESPKLSVAVPSDAVVREGDGTMTVWVTTDRRRFERRAVKTGLTQDGWLQILAGLDPGEQVASTGAIFLSNKFANAITG; this is encoded by the coding sequence ATGTCATCTCGCCTGAAGCGTGCAGGCTACGCTGCCGCCGCCGTCACGGCCGCAGGTTTGACCGCTGCATGGTTGCTGACGCACGCCGGCACTTCGCCGGCCCAATCGGCCCCGACACAGGCGAAGGCGGACGTCAACGTCGAGCAACAATATCTCGACATCACCGAAAAGCAGGCCGCTGCTTTCAAGGTCATGCCGGCGGAGCCACGTGCGTTCAAGGTTCTCAAGAATGCGGTCGGCTCCATCGATTTCAATCAGAATATGCTGGTGCAGGCGTTTACCACCAATCCCGGCAGGATCGTCGACACGACCTTCAACGTCGGCGACGAGGTCAACAAGGGCGATACGCTGTTCACGATCGACAGCCCCGATCTGTTGCAAGCCGAATCTTCGCTGCTCGCCGCCTCCGGCGTGCTCGAACTGCAGACGCGGACACTTGCGAGGGTGAAGCAACTGCTGAAAACCGGCGGAGGCGCGCAAAAGGATGTCGACCAGGCCACTTCCGACCAGCAGACCGCCGAAGGCAACTTCAAGGCTGCGCGCGACGCGGTGCGGATTTTCGGTAAGACCGACGCCGAGATCGACCGCATCGTGGCTGATCGCAAGGTCGATTCGATCCTGACCGTGCCGAGCCCGATCTCCGGCCAGATCGTCGCCCGCAACGCCGCGCCGGGGCTCTACGTGCAACCGGGCAATGCGCCGGCACCGTACATGCTCGCCGACCTGACGACGATGTGGATGGTCGCCAACGTGATTGAAACCGACGCGCCGGCCTACCGGCTGGGGCAGCCGGTAGAAGTGACTGTGCCGGCCTATCCCGAAACTGTATTCCGCGGACACGTGACGACGATCGGCCTGAACCTCGACCCGAATTCGCACCGTTTGCTGGTCCGCTCCGTGGTCCAGGATCCGCAGCACAAGCTGCGCGCGGGCATGCTGGCGAGTTTCACCATCGAAACCGAAAGTCCGAAATTGTCAGTGGCGGTCCCCTCGGATGCCGTCGTCCGCGAGGGAGACGGGACCATGACCGTGTGGGTCACCACCGACCGGCGGCGGTTCGAGCGGCGTGCAGTGAAGACCGGGCTCACACAGGACGGATGGCTCCAGATCCTCGCCGGCCTCGATCCCGGTGAGCAGGTTGCCTCGACCGGCGCGATCTTCCTCAGCAACAAGTTTGCTAACGCGATCACGGGATAG